DNA from Paenibacillus sp. JQZ6Y-1:
CTATTCGCAGGTTGGCAAACGTTTGCTGATCTTGCTGCTATTCCTGACGTTGCTATGTACGGGTGGCATGGTGGGGTTGCCAACTCTGGTGCATGCCTCCGGTTCTAGTCAGACGACAACGAGCAACAAGACGCTCGTATATGATGCTGCCAGATTGCTGACCACAGAGCAAAAGCAGGAGATTAACAAGCTGGCGAATCAATATGGGGCGCTGCGGCAGACGGATTTCGTCATTTATACGACGAATAATGATGACAATCTGGATGTGGTGAAGCTGACAGAAAATCTGTACGACAACAAGGCATTTGGCTATAACCAAAGGTACGGGAGTGCCGCAATTCTCACACTAGATATGCGTAATCGGGACATCTATCTGGCTGGCTTTGGTGAAGCGGAGCAGCTGTTGGACGACTCGCGGATGGACAAGATTCGTAACTATATCACTCCCGATCTCAGCAATGGCAATTATACAGCCGCTTTTGAAAAATATATTCAGCGCTCGTATGAATATATGGGTTATCGGACAGGGGTGAATCCAGATAATTTGCTGTTCAAATTCTGGTTTCAAGCGGCTCTGGCGCTTCTGATCGGCATCATTGTCGTTTGGATTATGGCGTATCGTTCCGGTGGTCGGGTGACAGTGGATCGTGCAACCTATGAGGATACCAGTGCATCGTCACTGTTGGATCATTACGACCGATATATCAACACCACCGTCACCAAGCAGAAAATCGAAAAAAGCAGTAGCAGCAGTGGTGGCGGAGGAGGCGGTGGAACAAGCAGCGGCGGTCATTCGCATAGCGGAAGTCGCGGTTCCTTTTAGCGTTATGGTGTAAGCAACATCATCAACAATTCCAAACTTCAAATACAGGGAGGGTACTGCATATGGGATTTTTCAAAAATCAGTTTGCTAATGTTGTGGAATGGGAAGAATTTAGAGATGATATGATCTTCTGGAAATGGAGCAATCGTGAGATTAAGAAGGGCAGCAAGCTCATTATTCGCTCTGGGCAGGATGCTATTTTTTTGAACAATGGCAAGATTGAAGGGATCTTTGAGGACGAGGGTTCGTTTAATGTGGAATCGGATATTATTCCGTTTCTGTCCACGCTGAAGGGATTCAAGTTTGGCTTTAACAGCGGGATGCGGGTAGAAGTACTATTCGTAAATACGAAGGAATTTACCGTGCGCTGGGGAACACAAAGTCCAATTCTCATCCCTGCCCCGCAGCTGCCGGGTGGCATGCCGATTCGTGCGAACGGGACGTTTAATTTCAAGGTCAGCGATTATGTGTCCCTGATCGACAAAGTAGCAGGCATCAAGCAGAGCTATCTAGTCGAAGATGTGAAAATCCGCATTACATCTGTGCTCGATCAGCTGCTGATGAAATGGATTGTGCGCGAAGGGAAGGACATGTTCAATCTGCAAGCGAATGCGTTTGATATTGCCAACGGGATTCGTGAGGATCTGGATATGCAGATGATGCAGCTGGGTATCGGTATTACTGGCTTCCAAGTGATGAGCTTCAACTATCCGCAAGAAATTCAGGATATGATCACGAAGACAGCTTCGCATGAGATGATCGGCAACATGCAAAAATATCAGCAGGTCAGCATGACAGATGGCATTGCATCCGGTAAAGTGCAGGGCGGCGGTACCGCGTCTGATATGGCGGGCATGATGATGGGCATGAATATGGCGAACGAAATGATGAAGAATATGAATCAGCAGAATGGTCAGAATAACGGTGGGCAGAACAATACCAACGCGCAGAATGCAAACGGCAATAATGGCGGCAATTCCACAGCTGGGCAAAATGCAGGTAATAACAACTCTGGTGGACAGGGAAGTCAGGATGGTTCTGCACCAACAGGTTCCAGCGGTACAAAGCCGAATTTCTGTCCCAACTGTGGCGCGAAGAATGAAGGAGCAAACTTCTGCCCGAATTGTGGGTATAAGCTGGCGTAATGATTTTGAATGAAAGAATATATGCAATCTTTCGTTACAAATGTATCAAGCGATCCATTCGGTCATACACCGACATGGATCGCTTTTTGATTTGGCAACATGATTTGAAGCAATATGCCGATAGGTAATAGTATAGGGGGGAGTTCATTGGCAGCAGATAACAATGAAAAAGATATCGTTTACTATTATGCTACATTGTTTGGATGGTTAAAGTGCATTTCATTATTTGAACTTATACGATATTACCGTAAGAAAAAAGGAAAAGAGAACCATACACATATTGTGGAGCTGTGGGTAGTCGGTCACGTGTTGTTATCCTTTATTGCGGTTATTATTGCAAACTATTTTGGTACCATCAAATGGATTATTTATCCATTGATGATATATGGATTTTTGCGGAATTTTGAGATTATCATTTACCAGATCAATGTATTGTTATTTGATCAGTATCGATCTGAAAGAAAAAATATCCCTTATAAAATCGCAGATTACCGCAGGATGGTGATTCTACTATTTCATAACTTTGTAGAAATTGTATTCTGGTTCTCGGTTACCTATTTGTTTGCGATCAAATTCTTTATTATCGAAAATGACATCAAAAATAATTTTGCGCAGTCTATTTATATTAGCTTTGTAACAATGACGACGTTTGGACCGCCTAACTTTAATATCAAGGAATCGTTTGGGTTATACTTGGTTTCCATCCAGTCGATGATTGGTCTAATTATGACCTTACTGACCTTTGCCAGATTCATATCATTACTGCCGAATATTGAAGCGAAAAGTACCAAATCAGACGATCCTTCATAGATTGTACATAACGCAATCTTTAACATGTCTGACAACAAAGCAAAGCCATGAACCAGTACTATGCTCGGTTCATGGCTTTGTTCTCGTTGAACCAGCGTCTACATCCAGTGTCATCTAAGAAAATTTCTGTATGCCGACTCTTGCATTGAGTACAATACATATACAAACTACAATCGTAATATTTCAACACGACAGGAGGTAGCAGAAGATGAGCCATAGACCGTTGATTGGCATGATGCTGGGCTGGAAGGTGAAACCGGATCTGATGCGAGCTTGTACATTATCGGCAGCTTATTATGGCGCTGATTTGTACTATTTTTATACATGGGATGTCAAAGAGGACAGCATTACTGGGATGCAGTTGATCGATAATCAGTGGGTACAGGGGGAGTTTCGTTATCCCGATGTGATCTATGACAACACGCGTCGCCGTGGACATGAGCGGTATGAAGACGCGTATCGCAAGCTAGATGGTATTCCCATGGGGCATACACTCAAGGGGCGTGGCTTTGGGAAAACGAAAATCTACAATCTGATTCGCCACCACGAAGGGTTGAAAAAGAATCTGATTCCATTTATGACCATGAAGGAACCGGACAAGGTGATGGGTTTTATTGAGAAGCATAAGCGTGTCATTTTGAAGCCAGATGGCGGGTTTATGGGGCGTAATGCGCTGACAGTGCAGCTGACAGAGGACGGAATCGAGGTATTTGATCAGGAGCAGCTGCATATGTTTCGTCGCGAGGAGATGCTGCAGGTAATTGAGGCGCTGATTCCGAAGAAATTCTGTGCGCAAAAGCTGATCCGCAGTGAAACATCGCATGGGTATCCATTTCATATTCGAGTGCATCTATCCAAAAATGGTCAAAATGAATGGGTGGTAGCATTTAAATCGGTGACGTTATCGCTGCGTCCGCATATTAAGATTACCAACAGTGATTCGACGTATCGCGGAACAAGCACATGGGCGGATTTTCTGCTGCATCGGTTTGGTGAAAAGGTGGATGGGCAGATGGACAACCAGCTACGCGATTATGGATTAGCGCTGGCATCCTATTTGGAAGAAGCGATTGGTGGTGGCTTTCATGAGCTAGGACTGGATATTGGGGTGGATAAAAAGAACCGCATTTGGCTATTTGAAGCGGGTCTTGGTCTGCCGCGCTCGCCGTATTACCAGATGCAGCTATCCATTCCTGCCATGGCGCATTGTATGTATTTATACAACGAAGCACAGCACGATAAGAGCACAAGCAATAGCTAGATGAGGAGTGTACAGTCGTTCGACATGTAGCGCTCATGACGACTGTCTAAGCAATGGGAGTGTCACCATACCGTGGCAACGAATGGATGGCTAGCATTATCCTAGGCTGACTCTACCCTTATATGCTTGCAGAATCTTCGTCAGTCTGCGTCGATTATTCCGTAACCCCGCCGTTATTTCTCCGTATTACTCTGTACTTATGACAAATAACGAACAGGATTTGAGGGAAAGCCTTATGAATCAATTATTCAACAATCGGGCGGAAGATGGGTATGCGGCGGCGGAACGGAAGGCGGCAGCGTATTTTGCAGAACTGTGTCAGCAGTTGGAGGGGCAGCGATACGCGCAAGGGCTAATGGCGGATTTTGGTCAATGGCAAAAGCAGCATATTTCGCTATCTTCTCGGCTTACGCGCTGGCTGCCAATCAAGCAAAAGCCGGATATGCGGGATTACCATGTCTATATGCAATGGCTACAGATGACGGGGAAGCTGGATGGTTATTTGCAGCGCAGTGTAGCGTATATTTATATGCGCGATCTGGGGCGGGCGCTGCATGATCCACATACACAGCTACGTGTGCAGGAAGTGGCAAACAGCCTGAAAAAGCGTCTACTCACTTCGTCGCAGTCCAAAACAAATAATGTGCCTGAGTTTATGAGCCTAGATGGTGTGTACCGCTGGGCGCAGCGCGAAGGCGTGGAAACGGCGATTATTTGGGTGATGGATAAGTTACAGCAGGTGACCACTCATATTCCAGAAGGCATGAATGCGGAACAAGCCCAGCGCAAATTGATCAAGATCATCGTTGGTGTTGTGCTGCATGCAGTGGAGGAAATGGACGATACCGTGCCGCCCAGCGAGCGTTCGCGTAGGCTAGATGAAGCGGTTCGTCTGGGGTACTCATACGGGCTGACGTATCCGTTTATCGACGATATTTTGGACTCGGATCTACTCACCGCAGCGGAAAAG
Protein-coding regions in this window:
- a CDS encoding TPM domain-containing protein → MTKERNEPFYNSNQMKMEGKKIIMPTRIDAKRKCYSQVGKRLLILLLFLTLLCTGGMVGLPTLVHASGSSQTTTSNKTLVYDAARLLTTEQKQEINKLANQYGALRQTDFVIYTTNNDDNLDVVKLTENLYDNKAFGYNQRYGSAAILTLDMRNRDIYLAGFGEAEQLLDDSRMDKIRNYITPDLSNGNYTAAFEKYIQRSYEYMGYRTGVNPDNLLFKFWFQAALALLIGIIVVWIMAYRSGGRVTVDRATYEDTSASSLLDHYDRYINTTVTKQKIEKSSSSSGGGGGGGTSSGGHSHSGSRGSF
- a CDS encoding SPFH domain-containing protein; the encoded protein is MGFFKNQFANVVEWEEFRDDMIFWKWSNREIKKGSKLIIRSGQDAIFLNNGKIEGIFEDEGSFNVESDIIPFLSTLKGFKFGFNSGMRVEVLFVNTKEFTVRWGTQSPILIPAPQLPGGMPIRANGTFNFKVSDYVSLIDKVAGIKQSYLVEDVKIRITSVLDQLLMKWIVREGKDMFNLQANAFDIANGIREDLDMQMMQLGIGITGFQVMSFNYPQEIQDMITKTASHEMIGNMQKYQQVSMTDGIASGKVQGGGTASDMAGMMMGMNMANEMMKNMNQQNGQNNGGQNNTNAQNANGNNGGNSTAGQNAGNNNSGGQGSQDGSAPTGSSGTKPNFCPNCGAKNEGANFCPNCGYKLA
- a CDS encoding YheC/YheD family protein, with the protein product MSHRPLIGMMLGWKVKPDLMRACTLSAAYYGADLYYFYTWDVKEDSITGMQLIDNQWVQGEFRYPDVIYDNTRRRGHERYEDAYRKLDGIPMGHTLKGRGFGKTKIYNLIRHHEGLKKNLIPFMTMKEPDKVMGFIEKHKRVILKPDGGFMGRNALTVQLTEDGIEVFDQEQLHMFRREEMLQVIEALIPKKFCAQKLIRSETSHGYPFHIRVHLSKNGQNEWVVAFKSVTLSLRPHIKITNSDSTYRGTSTWADFLLHRFGEKVDGQMDNQLRDYGLALASYLEEAIGGGFHELGLDIGVDKKNRIWLFEAGLGLPRSPYYQMQLSIPAMAHCMYLYNEAQHDKSTSNS